GGGACTGACCAGGGAAATGCACTGTCCTCCAGCAAGCACCATCATTGCAAAGCATACCAAGCACAGCATGAATCCCAGCAGTCCAGGGGAAACGTTTCTGTCTCATTACTGGGATTTTTACTCTTTCCCCCAGTGTTCATGGGCCCCactaggaaaataaacagagctggaaaactgacctagaaataataaaactgagATGGAAAACTGCACACCCAGCAAATCACCACATGCTCAGAGCATCACTGCTTGCTctccagcaccccaaaacctgCGTGGGCACCAGGGCACTGGTACCACACCAAGCCCTGAGCACATTTGCCTCTGCGAGGGTTGCTCCACTTGCACTTTCACTTGCAATATTTagcactgcagcccctgctcaATTAGTGACCTAAAAGCCAGACCCGAGGCAGTATCTGAGGATTTGCATGACTAACAAGCAGAGGGTGAATTTCAAAGTTCAGCCAGCCCCGCTTCCAGCCACCTTCCTGAGCTTTTTATAAACCCTGGGTGCAATTCACAGGGAAGTTTGCAAATAATTGCGAATAAGGAGGAAGCATGAGGCTCTGACATGCTGCTAGTGAAGATTTTATGAGCAGAAAAGGAGGTGACATTGGAGAGAGAAATGAGGCCTGGGGACATCTTCCAGCTCGGTTCCCTGTAACTCCCAATTCCCAGTGACTGGAGTCGCAatcccttctgctgctgggtTATCTCAGCTCAGCCACGTGAAGCACGCATGAATGTAGCAACAGGTACAGGAAATCATCCCCCTGCAAAGCCTGACTCTGCAGTGAGTCACTGGGACACTTCTCATTGATTTTTCTCAAGCTCTGGATCACATTTGCAGAAGTGCCCAACACACTCATATTCCCTGcacaacattttattttactaccATGCAGCTCTTCCCCAAAAGCTTTCAAACGATGGCCAGGAGCTGTTCATACGAGCCAAGACAGAAAGGGAACATTAATTTACAATCCTCTGAAGTATTATGATTTATAGCATTCACCATGAAACTGTTTATATTTATGGCAAAAAGCTCCATGTATTCATTTCCTATTCCCACTGCAGTGAGATGAGTTTATCAATCCAGATTGATTAATGTCCAGTTTATTGGTTTCAATAAAATGATTCATCTAAGAATTTCACCCTTATCTATGTTAAATCTATCTCTGCCCTACTCTCTTTGAGTCTTATTGAAGACGTTTATTTGaggggcagcactgggaaacaCCAACTGCACCTCACCATCTCCCAGCTCATGGTCCCACCAAGGCCAAATCCTGCAGttgcttggcagcagcagcctcggGCCTGGACCCAGCAGAGGTGCAAGGACAGGTCCTTAATCTGTAGGTGACTTAGAAAAGGAGCTTACTGGTCACCCATCCTAAGGAAATCACCCCAAGAAAGAGCCTTTAATGCCTGCATTgctgtggtggggctggggcagctcttcTGTGTGTGAGAGGAACAAGCTTGGTTTATTTGTTCCTTTGTATGCATTTGATCTAAGAGATACAAACTAAGCAACTAatgatattttttcagaattcaatCAACTCAATTGTCATCTAACTCAATCAGAGGCACTTTCAAGCTCCTGTTTTATCTTGGCCCCACTGCTGGGTGTAAACCCATGGCCTTGATCCAGAGGAGAGGTGTGCTGATGGCTTTCCTTCCCCATTCATTTTCCCTCCCACCTCTCTTCTCAGAAGAAACCAAGATGTTCAGACCTAAAAAACCTGCAGAAGTGGCAGGGTCCCTGCTGCGGGGGAGGGCTGCACACCACATTTCCCTTTCCACCCTGGGCAGAGGGAAGCCCTCAGCCCTGGCACGCCTGTGGGTCTCCATCACTGCATCTGGGGGAAAGCATTTTTCCTAAATAGTTACATTCAGTGCTTAAAATGGGACAGGAAATACCAgcctgcctctccctcctctttccagactgaggctgggtttttttccatttatcagGGTGTTCTGCCTGCTCCACTGCAGACACtggtccccatccctgccacaCAGATTCTGGGAATACGAGTAGGTGTTTTCCATGCTGGAAGACCCCAGACACCTCTGCAGAAGACCCTTACGTGGCCCTTGGCCACTGGGAATAGTGCAGAGCCCAAAAGAAGCCAAAAACTGTAGGCACTTTGCAAACAGGCAGCCCAGGCCCTGATTCCCGGGATATAGGGCAGCAGTAACTCAAAGTAAACTTGCCCCCAAGAGATGCCCACAGCCACTCCTGTAGTGAGTTTGgccccagcagtgctctgaGGAGCTCATGGCCAGcatgggagaggagaggggtgGCAGGTTCAGGCAAGCCCCATGAGTCCCCCTGGGAAGGGTCCAGGCTGGGAAGATGAAAGGGTGAGGGTAGGTCAGGACAAAGGGCCCGCACCTCACCTCACTGCCAAAGGAGCCGGCCACCATCTCCATGACAAAGAGAAGTCCTTGTCAATTTGGGCTGGCCCCAAGGGGGATTTGCCCACTGCCTTTGAAGTGGGAGCAGGCTGGGTAGGGGGCTGGGGTCACCCAGACGCTTCCCCCAGGTCAGGAGTTCAGCGGGGACaggaccctggggacagcagcaccactCGATGCCCAGTCCAGAGGTAATCACAGGAACCAGGACACCctttcctgcagagccaggcaccTGCTGCACCCACAGCCACCCTGCACGTGGCACTGtccccaaaacacacacagtgcCCCCCCACCCACACACACCGTTCTTCTCACAGCACCCTGCACACACACTGAGCACCTCACCTTCCCCAGACACACCTGGTGTGTGtgctgtacacacacacactcctcaGGGTGCCCTGCACACTCACACAGAGCCCGCAGCACTGAATCCACCCCGTTCATGCACACACAGCATGGATacacacacagctccttccctgcacacacacacagcttggGGCAccttgcacacacacacacacacacacctgtacacCCACCATACACAGGCCCTCACAGCCAGCTCACACTCTCCTGTACAGCCACAGCCTCAAACTCATCCTCACACTTTTGAGACCCCCCCACCACCCAACACCTCCCCAGGGTCCTGGGGGTCTCTGGCTCTGCCCATCCTCCCCAGTGGCCGCAGACAACGGCACCGGTTGTGGAGAAGGATTTTCCATCCATACAAGCCCAGCTGCCAGTGTGGAAGGACAGAACCCTCCCTGCCCATCCTCAGCCTCTGCCACCTCCGAGCTCCCCTGCTCTTTGAGGACTGGGTGTCGTGCCAGGGACAGGCCGAGCTTGCTGTCCCTCTGGCAGTCCCGGTGCAGGGACAGCCGCAGAGCAGGGTCCGGCCCTGCAGAACTCCAGGGCTCCCCTGCTCCGGGGCCGCTGCGGGGCTGCGGGACCGGGGCTTTCCTTACCGTTGTTGCTGGTGCTGGGAATGTTGCGCCTCATCCACTCGTACGGGGTGCGTCTCTGGGCATtaggggagagctgggggacCGAGCTGCTGATGGGTGGAGGCAGGAGTCCAGAGCCCGGAGGCTGAATGGGGTTAAAATCTGGGGGGCTGAATCCAAACTGCCCTGGGCTGGCGGTGGAAGGCGTCGCGGCGGTGCCATAGGAATGCCAGTCCTCCTTGGCAGGGGTGTAGGGAGAGCCCCAGGCAGCCGCGGGCTGCCCGTGGTGCAGGTCGTTGTTAATCCCCGGCACATGGTGGTAGCTGGCGAAGTCCGAGTACTGCGGTGGCCCCGGCACGTAGTTCTGGGGGTTGAGGTTGAGGCTGGGGTGCCGGACCGGGCTGGGATACATGTTGGTGTCCTTATCCACAAGATATCCCAGGTACATCTTGGCGGGCCGTGCTCATGCTGCGCTGCCGAGCCGCGGCCGCGGCCGCTCGGCTTTGGAGGCGGCCGCCCCTCCTTCGCCACCGCTCACCTGGGCGCCTTGGGGAGCCTGTCCTGGGGCCAGgcacctccctgcccacaggCTTTTATTGGGCCCAACCTCTCGCAGCATTTGCATTGAAAGGCAGGTTTGCATTTCAAAGTGCAGAAACCCCAGCGGGTGAGGGGGACGAGTTCAAACTTCCCACTCTGAGTGCAAGGAGGATGAGGCAGGGGGTGACCCCAGGGAGCACAGAGGACCCCCCAGCACCTCTGGCACTACcccacagctgtgccagtgccaccGGACGTGGTCCTTCTGTGGCAGCTGGCTTTGGGGACATCAGGGTGCCGCAGGAGTCCCATGAGGATGCCCCGAGGGACCCCGCCACCCTCCGTACCCCAGGAATAGGGTGCCTTGGGATGAACCTCTGTATTAAAAGCCGCCTGCACACAGGGGACAAGCTGGCCTTGTGTGGGTCTGTCTCCTGCCCTGTCTCCACATTGGGGGACATCAAACTCTTGCTCTGAATGGTGtttccctgtgcccagcagcagcatctgcctCTTTGGAAAAGAGAGGCTGGTGGAGGCTCTGGGCCCGCATTTCCTCCATCCCAGGGCAAACCCACTCCTCCAATCCCGACAGCAAAGCTCAGCCCAGCCTCAGAGAGCAGGACAGATGGGCAGACTCCGTGTGCAGGGAGAATGTCCCACCATGGACACTGCTGGGGGAACCTGGGCTTAAACATCTCCAAGGGGCTCACGGCCCTGCAGCAAGAGGACTTTCTCACCTGTTTTCTCtcttaagaaagaaaagccatcCCCATATGTTGGTGATAGGAAAAAATCAAGCAGAAAGGGGACGCTTGTGAAGCCCTGTCTGCCTGCAAGGTGGGAGGTGCCAGCCACAACCACACCAGCAGAGATCACCCACTGTTCACCTGTCAGGACACACCTGCACTCTGGAGGGGGATGAGGGACTGAGTGACACACTGCCCCAAACCCCCACcactggcagcagggagccCCGGCCCCACTGATGTCCCCCTCCCCTCCAGTGTCACACTCCAGCTGCACAGGCCACCACTGCAGCCACAGTTGTCTTTTATAGGCTGGCTTTTCCTCCTCAACCAGAAGCAGCACCCACAGAGGACCCAGAAGGGTGTTTTGCCACTTCCTCAAGGCCacctctgtccttttctctgtaccagccccttcccctgctAGAAATGTGAGCAGGGCAAGGATGATTCTCACCCTCTTGGGACAAGAACAGCCTGTAATTTGACaacaggaaacaggaaaaaataaaatagattaagGATAGCTTTGAGAGGAGAGGATAAGAACTCTGTCATGGAGCTCTGGACCATCAATGGTCTGTGTCAGTCCCAAGAACCTCATCCCATTGGTCTAGCTCCAGTTCTACCTGAAACTGGGTGCACATATCCCCTGTGCTACATCCACTTCCTGCAAGGAGGTGGGTGCCGGGATGAGATGGAGGGGAGATGGGTGAGGGGTCTGTTTCATGAGGACAGAGAAGGGTAAACCCCCAGCAATGGGAAATCACCCCCAGAGCTGGCATCACTTATGTTCTGCCTCCCCAAACCTGGCATGGCCGGAGGCACCAGGAGAGGTGAGTAATTTGCAGCATCCCCTCTGGGTCCCCAGGGTCCCCAAGCCCTTGCTCAGCCTTGTCCCAGATCCCTCCCTCGTGACAAAGGTGACTGTCATGACCATCCCACCCAGTGATGATCTCAGCTCACCGCTCAGCTCAGATTGCTTGATGTGCCATGTAACCCCATCTGTCCTGGATTTTCCCCAAGATCTCAGTACAGCCATGGCTTTGTGTAAACTAGAGACTCAAGGCCACCCTACTCCTCCTACCATCAGCAAAGATGCTCaggaggtggggggaaaaaagaaaaagagaaaattcccCCTGAGCAGATGGTGGGAGGTACAGAGGAACACAGGTGGCTGTTGGGTCCCATCCCAGGGGTGGCTGCCTTTTATGGACTGGGGTTATTCCTGCCACTGGCTGTTTCTTACAGGCACTGACAGGGAGTTCAGGCCCCCTTTACCTTTTCCCACTCTGTGGAACCAGTGCCAAGGGCTCAGGCAGTTGCTGGGGACTGGGGAGCTCAGGAGTCTGGGGCAGCAACCTAcacctgcagcctcctcagGGGAGCAGGTGACAGGCTTGGCAGGACACAGCATGGCCAGGGGCCCACTGACAGCTGATCTCCCTCCGTGGGAGTGAAGGGACGGGGAGGACAACTGGGCCATAAAGATCCACAACAATAActtccctcttcttcttctctttgaCCCGTTTATTACTGGTGGTGGAGTTTatgctgaggaggagctgggtgaGGAGCCCTTCATGGGCTCCCCAAGGAGCATTTCAGCTGCTCAACTGGGGCTGAAGGGTGCTGAGGGGGACCCTTGGTGCCCCAGGATGCCACCTGCATTGGGGTCCCATGAATGAGCAGATCAGGGACTGACAGAGCCCCTGGGGGTCCCCAGCTGGGTGGCAGCAAGTGGCAGTACCCCCTCCATCCATCCTGCAGACCCTCAGGAACGTGTCCAACCCGGGGACCTCCTCCCAGTCCTTCAGACCTGGTATTCCTGGTAGAAACCAGGTGGAGAACgagagcagccagggctcccTCGATGCTCCCTGGGGCTTGGTGCTGCTATCTGTGATCAAGTGATGCCATCTCCTGGaaggaggagggctgggaggtCCCTAGGGCCAGGCTGCACGCAGCTGTCACAGGTGGAGCAGGGACACCATcccatcagctcctgctcctaTGAAGGAGTCACTCAATATGGGAAACCAAGTCCTTCCTTGTCCCCCAGCTTGCTCTGAAGCCCACCATGGTTTCCACAGGAGAGGGAGATGCCTGCAGAGAGCCAAGCAGGTGTCTCCCCttgcttcccttttcccccacaGCCTCCTGCCCCACCACCTCCACACTCCCTTCAGCTCCTATTGCTCCCAAAGGCAAATCTGTGGCATCAGACCAGAATATCCCAGAGCTGCATGGTCCCACtcacatcccagcccagccaggaccTTTCACTCATTCCCTAGTTTCTGAATGCCCCGAGAGTAACCTCCCCTCTCTGGCAATGGAGACATCAGGGCAACCCTCTTGCAGAGGACAGCCCTCTGCCTCATCTGCCTCAGCTCCACTGCAGACTCCTGTGTGGCCTTTGGTGCCTGAACCACCCCTGTGCTGTCACTTGTGTCCCCATGCTGTGGAGAGTCTGCAGAGCTGGTCCCCAGAGAGATGGGTGCTGGACTGGGACAGCCCCAATGGATGTGCCACCAGTGCTACTTCTCCCTGTCCAGGGCTCAGTGATCCTCTTTGGGATCTGGATCAGCTTCCCCGGCAAATGCAAAGGCCACAAATATTGTGACTATCCTCAAgagggcactggggacagggacacacgCTGGCATCCCTCATCACTTCCCAGCACGTGTGGGTGCTGTTCTCAGTGGGTTGGGGTTGTGACTCCCCCTGCACTGGTGGGGAGCATCCTGGTTTCACTCCCTCGCTGTGTTTCAGGCTCGGAGCAAGCAGAGGGTTAACGATTCCCACATTAAGTGGCTGCAGATGTGTGGGAAAGTCTGGGGCGAGCGGACGGCATCGTTATTAGTATTCACCCAGGAGCCTGTCGCTGCCTCCCGGGGCTCTGCCGAGCACATTTAATACCGAGGTTTGTGGTGGGGGTTAGGAAGAGTGCGTGGGACGGGGTCGGAAAGGCCCCGAGGTGGGAAAGGCAGTGGGATAACATCGTCTGCTGGCTGCCGCCTCCTCCGagtgccccagcccaggggaggTAGGGAACGGGCCAGCACCCACAAGGACACAGCACCACACGTGTGTATGGCCCAATGCTACCTCCTGACACTGCTGGCACCCTGTGGTGTCCATGGTCAGTgtttccagtgctgcaggagcgttcccagtgctggggaatgcTGCAGGATACTCCCCAGCATGTCCCCCTTCATGTTATGATTGGGCATGCGGTCACTTTGGAAGAAGCCCGGCAATTTATGCCTCCCCTTTTTCCCTGGGCACTGGTGTTACCCACCCTGGCAAAGCAGGATCACACACACTCACATGGGGTACAGGCTCCTCTGGACACCAGGGCAGAGCTTTAGAGATCTGGATGAAGCCTTggtgcagctccctgcagggctcaggaGCTGGATCCAGCCAGGAGcaagtgctggcagctgccacagcagatGGGCTGCCCAGATGTGGTGCTGTGCTCCCTGGCACCCACCACTCCTCTCTTGTGGTCTGCAGCCTGACACCACTTCAGAGCAATGCTGAAATTCCTGGGCTGACTTAGAGTTGATAGAGGCTCTGAAAAACTGGAGCTGGAACAAATCTGGCCCTCATCAAACCTTCAGAGAAGTGGGGTAGGccagcatctgctgctcctttcaTACTTGCCTGTCACCTGCTGGCACATGGCACATGCTGACCCTGGCATGGCTGTTTCCACCACTGTCCTGGGTCACCTGGCTCTGGTCTCTCTCCTCTATGTCAGGCATGGGATAAAGGCTCTTCTCTATGgtcccagctcttcctgggatgggacaggagtTCAGAGACGCACTTTGATCCACATGATGCCAGAGCAGACCAAATACCCTGGAAAGTCCTGCCTCAGCGGCTGATTTCCCCACCAGAGATGCTGCACTACATGACCCCAAGCCCCCATTAGCACTTAACGATGCTTATTGAGGCTGGAAATCTCAGCTGAGAGGGGTCTGGCATCCCACActgcagctgtcccagccccagggggaCCACTGGGTCCTGCAGCACCACGAAGGGGGGTGAGGCGCCAAAAATAGAGGTGAGCAATGAAGGTCTGGTGAGGCTGAAgtagcagagctgctgccctccACCCACACACTTGCACAGGCGAGTTCCTCTGGCTTTGGTGCTTCCTCTGAGCTGGcctttcccaggagctgccgTAACCCCAACGTGCTGTTCCTAAACAAAGTGTGCGGCTGTGGATGCTCCCTGGGGATGTACAGAGTGGGCTGACATGTGCTTGCCGGGATGCTTTGGGCTCCCCAGGCTCTCTCAGCATCCCCAAACAATGAATCCTGGCTTTCACTGACTGGGAGGTTTTGTTTGCCAGATTGTTCCTGGTCCCAGCCTGGAGTGGGTATTGGTGCCATCTGTTTGCAAAGGACAGAGGGGGAATATGTCCGATTTCAGGCTCAGGGTGCTCTGCCCTCAAGCATGGTCTGTGTGAACTTTTCCAccccctgcccatcccaggtAGCCCATCCCCAATGCAAGGGGCCCAGCAGCATTGCACCAGTggatttctctctctcccactcTGTCTGGAGCAGTCATGTCCTTGGAGCGGGGACACTGCCAGGAAATAGCTTTGCTGAGCAATTCCCAGCAGCCCTTAGGTCCTCACACATGGACCCACCAGACACATCTTTGTCCCTTGGGAAAAGCGTTGGGAAGAGCCATGCGCACAGCACGTCCCCTCTGCCGCCTGCCCCCCACACTCGCTGCTCTCGCTGGCTCCATCTCTGCACAGCAGCCTCCCTCggcccagggaggggacagggccCCTGACACAGGGACACCAGCAGGTCTGGAGTTGGGGAATCCATCCAAGCCAGGCCTCCTGCAGCTATCCTGGTGCCAGGGCACGGAGCTGGCACACCAGACCCAGTGGCACACAGGGATAACCTgggtgctgcagcctggctctcCTCACCCTCCACAGCTGCACAGAATAAACACCTCCCCTTTGGTTTTCCATAGATAGAAAGACAACATGGAGATAATGCAAGATAAGCAGCAAATCTCTTGGGCTGGTCCAGCCAGGGAATCATTCCCAGTGGCCATTGTGCAGGCATTTACTAACTTGGCAGGAGGGGATGAGGCTGCCTTGCAAAAAAGGCAGAAACCCAGATTTCAACAGTGTTGTCATTATGGGGAGGGCTTTTTAAATGTTagacaggaaaattaaaggaagaTGGACAGGTATCTTTTCAGGATAGCCAGTGCAGTTTTGcactttttctcattttgatcagagagaaaaacacagaatggttAAGGTTaaaaaagacctctaagatcatcgaGTTGAACCCACCACTGCTATCCTCACCACTGAACCatgtccccaagggccacatcTAGATATTtttgaacagttccagggatggtgattccactATCCTTTGCAGCCTGTTCCAATTCCTGACCACCCTTAAGCATCCCTAAGATGAAAACGGTGGCAAGAACTCATGGGTCAAAATGCAAACTCATGGGTCCAAAGATGACCTGTCCCCTGCTGCAGTgctaaattgaaaaaaaatccccttctGGACACATGATAACATTTTGCCTACTGAAAGTTTTTCAGAAACTCGATTTGAACTCATTAAGATGCTGGGAGGATTTGAAGCTGTTTCATCACCTGGATTCCATCCCCCCAGAGCAGTAGGGGTGTAGGACATCCGAGATGATGGCACGGCTGAGGTGATCTCTCctgccacctctgcagctctgtgccctcGGCAGCCCCAACAGCCCCAAACCCCAGCTAAACACACCCTCTGCTGAGGCGTCCCGGGTGCAAAGACCTTTAATTCCCTTTTCTGAGAAACAAGAAGAGCTGCAAGGGTGCATTGGTGGTCCCCAAGGGGCAGTGGGCAGTTGGGGGTCaggggccaggagctgcagtgtctgcacagcacagcacagggaataCACGGAGTCAGTTCAGTACAGGCcttctttaataaaaacatgagTCAGCTGCTGGCGTGGGCAGTGGATTTTCTAAACATCCCCTCATAtcctgagaaagggaaaaaaaaagaaaaaaaaaaaagaaaacggGAGGGGGGggcttgaggggaaaaaagagaaagaaaataaaagaaaaagaaaacagggaaaaaggcCAGAATTGAAAGCAGACACAGGGAgagagcagctccttccc
The Parus major isolate Abel chromosome 13, Parus_major1.1, whole genome shotgun sequence DNA segment above includes these coding regions:
- the CDX1 gene encoding homeobox protein CDX-1; its protein translation is MYLGYLVDKDTNMYPSPVRHPSLNLNPQNYVPGPPQYSDFASYHHVPGINNDLHHGQPAAAWGSPYTPAKEDWHSYGTAATPSTASPGQFGFSPPDFNPIQPPGSGLLPPPISSSVPQLSPNAQRRTPYEWMRRNIPSTSNNGKTRTKDKYRVVYTDHQRLELEKEFHYSRYITIRRKAELAAALGLTERQVKIWFQNRRAKERKVNKKKLQQQSQPTSTTTPTPPAVSTLGPIGGLCSSNAPSLVSSSPLTIKEEFLP